The genomic segment TTCACTCGCCCGATAAGATCCCAGCGCCTGGTCCAGAAGGAATCCCACACTAAGCTGGAAAAGCGGGCTCGTTATCTCTACTCAATCTCCAACTATAGGCCTACTGTGTAAAGTAGCGATGGGAGATAATCATTCCACAGCCATTCCTCTCTGACACTGGTTCAACTTCGTAGCCGTAGCGAGAAGAAATACataatctttccctccttcgcctctgaCCTTCCACGTCTTGTGACCTCACATCACCGAGATTCCTTCGCTGCATTCCTCTCCACCTAGCATCCTTGGGTGACCGATTCCCCGAACGTGCAGCCTTTCTCGAGACGCCCTTCTGTTTCTTAGTTATCAGGAGACAGCGGAAGATCAACCAGTcacagaaacaacagaaaagtcACCTCGAAATGTGCATGTGACTTGAACGATTAGCCTTCGCATCAACAACCTCTTCCTCTACATCGCAAGTGGTCAAAGCTACAATGCAGGATGCGGCAGAGATTGTTTCTCGGAACACCAACATCAGTATCACGCAACACCAATCATATCGCCGGTTGGATAAGCATGGAACTAATCGACTGCATTAATGAATGCccttcatcatctccctcatACTAGTGCTGATGACAAACCAATTCCTGTTAGCTTGAACGACTGCTTCGGCAATTTACGTAACTCCTTCATCTATAAATTATGAACTGCGGCCCAGAGCGGTGTTTAAACAGTGGCGCTAATTACTACAACTTGCACTAAACGACTTAACTCAATTAGATATATGGTCTTCCCACTGTCAACACTAAAGGACTACGAACGTGCCATAAAACCATTAAATAAAGCGTAGCTAAACAAGAACTATATAGCTATGACTATACCTTTCCATTTCTTACAATGAACTGCACTAAAATAACCAAAATGGGGCTGCAATAAAATAAGTCTGTAATACAATTATAAGAGCCATTCTCATTATAAGTTCATTCAAAATGCAGATACACCAGTTAACGTACAAGGAATATCCAGCACCCACGGATGATGAGGCTTTCGTACACAGTGACTGTTGGGAAAGAAAACAATATGAAAGAATTGAGAAAACGAAAGTTAGACTTGATAGAACAGTTGGGAAATGATTAGACAGATGCGGATAAAACAGGTGCGAGTACATGTGTGAgtgatatgaatatgtgtgtgtgagtgtgcgcgtgtgtgtgtgtgtgtgtgtgtgtgtgtgtgtgtgtgtgtgtgtgtgtgtgtgtgtgtgtgtgtgtgtgtgtgtgtgcgtgtgcgtgtgcgtgtgcgtgtgcgtgtgcgcgcgcgtgtgtgtgtgagtgagtgtgagggtgtgtgtgtgttcatatgtgagtgtgtaagctagtgtctgagtgagtgtatATGAAAAATCAGCTAAAAAGgcaagtgggaaagagggaaagaaagagaacgaaaaggataAGGAAGTGAGGCAACACGTCACCCAAGAGACACCTGCGCTTCGCCCTataatggggaggaagaggagcgctCTCCACGAGGCCCAAACTAGGTTTATTAGTTCTGAAACAAATTAAGCAGATGTGTCTAGCGAAGTTAATCGTCCAAGTGGTTTAATAATCGGATTTATGCCGAATTTAAGATCTCATAAACGAGAGGCAGATtgaaagggaaagtgggaagtAAGGAGGAATATGCAATGGATTTACCTGAAAAGTAAACACGCAGAGAAACATTTATCGGGAAACAAATAAGATTTACAAAGACTGCGAAGTTTGCGTGAAACAAGTGTTCCAAAATGAGGGCGTTGTGACGGCTGAACATCTGTGGCTCCATTGGTGAGTGGATATTGTGTCACAGGTGTTGGGTGGATCAGGTGATGCCATGGAAATGAGGTATTCTTGTTATAGAAAGAAACGGCAGTCTCGTTCAAGATATGATGGCAGCATTAGGTCGCAGTTGCGTTAGGATTTTCAAGTCTAGCGCAATGCTCGTTCGTCCTGGTTGCACAAACGGCAATAATGAACAGATCTTCCTAGGAaacacctttcttctctcctcccccccccctcccctcgtccccctttccccaactcaCGGCCACGTGTGTCGCGAgtgacttccctccccccttccccctcccccgtttctcccacctcctctgtAATGGCGCGTCGGACCAGGCCGTGAAAGGACACGGGTCTAGAGTACAATAATAGCGACGTTGTGGCTGGTACATGATCAGGCAAACATCACCGAACTCACGGCAATTTGGCTGAGGTTCTTGGTGGCGAATTACGGTTTTCGCAGCCGCCATCACCGTCGCCATAACCGCGCTTTGCTAAACTCCTGCCAACCACTGCCCCCAACGGACGATTTTGAGGCGTGAGCTCATGTCGTCCTGCGATTCATTCCCGTCCACGCGAGCTGTTATGACTGACATTGCCCTAAATCCGAAGTGCAAAAAAAGCAGCATGCAGAACAGTGGGCCGGATCAGGACGGACGCCCCTCGCAAAAACAGCCCTCCCGCCCGTGCGTTCATTGAGACAATCGAGCGCCGCCATGCGCGAAATTCTTGAGATGTTCTCCTATCTCCATTTGAATTACCGGGGCGGGCGCGGGCATTCGCGGCTGACACCTCGCTTGCTCGCCGCCGACGACGCGCCGATGAAAATCCGCTGGAGGAAAAGATCACGCGGTTTAATGGAGCGCCATTAATCACCCATTCCTTGCTCGGAAAACGCAGTCGCGGCGGATTTCCTCTAGATTGCTATTTCTGTTGTCgggtttcttctctttatttacttttaaggGGGTCTTATCTATTTCGTGTATGGCTACCTTGCCTCGGAGGAACGTTGCGGCAGGAAATCTTACGTTCTGGAAGACGCGGATCTTTCCTCCTTTGCGTCACGAAAGACATACCTGAATGTCTGAAATGGAATCCCGGCCACGAAAGGCTTAGCGGGATTATCACAATTAGGTAACACGTAATATCACCCGAGGTTATTACAAACCACTATGAAATCAGGAAACGGCGGCCAGTCACCGCGCCGCGCCCTCGCAGCGCATGCAACGGCAGCCCTCCGTCGTGCAGATTGCGGTTGGCGGGCGGGAGGGAATGTCCGCCCACAGAGTCCGCCCGCGTGCCGCTCCTCGACCAGATTTCACTCCTTCGTTACGTCTGCCGACTAATGGCGGGGATGGCGCGCTGGCCGGAATTGCGACACGATTTATGGACACGAGAGAGCTGGCGTCTCCGGAAATGCCGAAACGCGCCACTTTGGTTGCTTGTTTTTCGTCTCCACTCGAGGAAACCTTTGGCGGTAGGCGCTGTCGTGTTTGAGGAGCAACCAACGTTTACACCTATAATTTGATAACGTCATCCTACGAGGCGGCGGTTTCGAGTGCGCTCAGAATTCGAAGGCGCATTCTTACTGCGTCGTCAGTGTGCATGGGTTATGCGACGCGGAGAAGAGCGTAGACGAAGAATCTCATCCGAGGTTCGCCTGATCAAAGTCTCCAACTAAATAATCACGTTttaatttatataactatatgggTATATGATATACACGAGCCGAATCCTTCACCGAGCTTCCACAAAGGTGTGTTCATATCCTTCCTAACGACCGAGCAGCCATCCTATTCCGGTTGAGCTGAACGCCATTGTTATGCATTACTTGCATGGACTGACGAAAGCATCTTGCATGACCGGTgtacctgtctatttatatctacctgtGAATGCGTTTGCATTTTGATTTTTACATAAATATGCCCGTgtactcgtgtgtatatatatacaatatatgtgcgtgcgtgtgcacactCGATGAGGAGCCATGCACAGCACAGACGCCCCGAGGTAGGCACCGCTGGTCACGTGGTCGCGCCGATTTTCCAAAAGCTCGCGTATAGAAAGCCCGAGCGGGAAGCCATTACCTTCACGAGCCGCCGGTCATGACGCCGACCATCACGTCCCACCATCACGTCCCTCGCCCGGAGAGAGGGACGTGCCGGAGCGTCCTTTCCGCCCGGTGGCGCGGCGACGCGAAATGccgcggcggcggcgacgaaggggggcggggggagggaaacCGTGTCCCGGAAAATGCCACCACagcgcctcccccaccccctcttgcaCGCCCTTAGGCTAGTCACACAGAGGCGAAGACGTTAACTGGCACAAACACCAATTTCTTTTTCCCTGGTCAAGTCTTGCCGAcgtgagagaaaggcagagggagcgACGTGGCGCGAAGAGGGACTCTACGGCGGCACGCCTTCCATCCCGCGATAACACACTCGAGACAACCCTGTACGTCTTGTAGACACCATGAAGATAAACTTCTTAGCAACGGTGTGGTGGCGACAGAGGCCGTGGTCAGGCAGCCACTTGAAAACATCAAATTTCTTACGCATTCAAAAACTGTCCTCAATCCCGCCATTCACACAAAGAAAgtcaaaagaataagaaaaaacgtcTTTTCACTTCCTTGCTTTCTTAGATTTACGTGGCTGGATGTGTAGTCTTTGTTTCAATATGCTTCTGCTATTGCTACATAGTTATTATTGATCCGGAACGTTCCTTAAAAACAATGTTGTCGTATTTAAGATACAATGCTTTTGTCATGCTTCCTGTCCACCTTTTGTTACCTTAATATCAATctcgctatcataatcattattattgttatcattataatttttactattattattatcatcattactatcattattatcgttatcattactatcattatcgttatcattaccattagcataatcattatcatcattactattatcattattaacattatcatttttgttattattatcattattatcaacatcattatcattaacagtggATGCTGTTGTAGAGGAATTACacttatttatcttattaatattcatcatcacatgtcatcattaccattgttactttatcatcattataatcatacctctcattattattatttttattgtcagtcagtgatgatatcaatatcattagtattgctatttttgtctTCTATATTAGCTTACCACAAGTATTACCAGTATTataagttattaccattatcatagttgataatggtaaaatacaaatacaaataattagTATTCACGACAACAGTGACAATAGTAGCTATTAATAaaaaatgactattattatcattatcattaataccaattTCAGTACTGTaaccattaatgtcattgttattgttgctatcatgagtagcattatcactattatcattattttgtccaTCATTATCCTTCAACATCTTTACTATAActacattattcttatcattatagtcaacgTTGAAAAACCATCTTGCAACATTAATTATAACCACAATAACGACATaaccaacaaaaaataataatgacaacttacgacaataatgttaattatgtcaaagatgatggagatgaagtgAACgtaacgatgatcatgatgatgatcatgatgatgatgataatgatgaagatgatgatgacaataaagtttaagatgaaaaatgaagataaagattaagatgacaaagatgatgacgatgacgaagatgattaagatgatgatgataaggacaacaacaacagcaaacaataaaaataatgataataataacaatcataataatgatgatgatgataacaaataacaatgataataataagaacacaacaataagaataacattaataacaataataatatcaatgatgaagattatgatgatgataatgatgaaattattactattattattatcattatgatgatgatggtaatgatatgactgtgatggtgatgattataataatgatgaagattatgatgataacaagaggaagacgaagaacaataataagagtaataatataaagcaataacaataatgataatgatgctaataatgatgatgataataataataataatgatcagatgaagatgattttgatgacaatggtggtttgattatcactatcacttttatcttgatcattatcaaagtcatgatcaccatcatcttaattataatcgttatcatcattatcatgattactattgccattataatcatcatcaccattatcatttttaattactatctctattatcgttatctttttattatcactttcgctattattataataataattattattattattatttttatcactaacattatgatgatgatgactatcattattattcatattatcattattgtcgtcaccattatcatcattatttttaatatcattattatcttcatcgacattataatagcagtagtagtagcaatcataataatggcaatactacaactactactactactaataataaaaataataataattttcgttactatcatcattactgctattatcattattataataatgatatttatcactatgattattattattatcatgactatcataatgattataatctcatcattattattattatttccatcattactattgtcattatcattattactattatcattatcatcatcaccatcatcattattatcattataatctttaaaaataataataataataataataataatagtgataatgatgatgatgataataataataataataaaagaaaattataaaagaaaaaaataatatcaataacaataacaataacaattatgataacaataataactataataggaataattacattactactaccacaactactaaaataataataataataataataataatgataataacattaatggtgatgataataacaattcaataaataaataaatgcaaagacGACTATTAATGTGTTCTTCTTTCATCATTACCCCTTACATCACCTGAGCCATTAGTCCTGCCATTACCCAAAACCCAAGACTTCAAATTTTCAAGAGTTAGCCACGCCTCTAATTCAAAATCCAAGCCCCCCAAAACGcttttctttctgccttcttGTGTTTCGTCAACTGTCTCCAACTCGTGGTTTCTATTCTTCAAGAAGAGTTGCTTTTGTGAACAATATCGAATACTTAAGACTTGCGAAGGTGAGGACATTCTCGCtacttttctatctctcactcttctccttccttcctttacttatcttcaaccattctccctccctccctctccccctctctctttctttctctcttttaatctttgtctctctctctttctcataatccctctctctctcactttctcttaatccctctctctctcactttctctctcacacacacacacttctctgtctctctctctctcacctcttactttctctctctctcccctctcactttctctctctctctcccctctcactttctctctctctctcccctctcactttctctctctctccctccctccatctttttctctctccctccctccctccatcattttctctctccctccctccttccatcattttctctctccctcccctctctctctctcgaacaagGATATTCACTCACCTTCAGACTCTTGCAGCGAGGGTCTAGGAAACTGGCCACGTGGTGAAGCGGTGTTAGTTTCAGGGCATCCGCCAGACTTTTTCCTAGGTGTTGCTTGAGTTGCTGCAGTGGAAGGGAGCTGGAAGATGCAGCACACAGTTGCAACAGCTTGGCACGACACAGGACAGCTTGATTTAACGTTGGTCTCAGCGGGTCTCGCACCGTCAGGAGGCAGCGACGCACCCCCGACAAGAGCTCGGCAACTTCCTGATACGTGCGACGCTCCCCCAAAAGCGCTCCACCTCCTTCAGATCCCGCCAGAACCACACACAACTCGTCATGATGAGCGGTGATGAAATTGAGGGCGTGCAGAAGGGCGTCCCATCGCCGGACCTCGTGGGGCTTGAGGCCACAGCCTGTGACGCTCGCCACGCCTGAATCTGCCAGGAAGGACAAGATAGATGCCACGTCGTCACAAATCTGTCGGTATGAAGACTCGTCTATGAGGGCCTCCAGCGCCGCTTCCGTCGCGTGCCAAAGGCACCGCACGCCCACCACGCCTGGCTCCGACGGGGTGCCGCGGTCGCTCACCACCGTCACATGCTTGTCGCGCATGGCGGACGGCACCAGCGCATCGCTGAAGAAGTCCTCCATGAGCGCCATCAGGGCCTCTTCTTCCGTCTCGTTCTCCGACAGTCGGTGAGCCCCCAGCCCATAGCTGCGGAGTTCGAACTTGGGCGTGATGAAGTGAATGGCGCCCGTGAGGAGGTTGAGGTCCCGCtcgtggtggagagagagacagaggttggTCTGGTCCAGCACCGCCCTTGCGATGAGCGAGCGCGAGTTGCCGGCCATCGGCGACAGGAACGTGTTGAGGAGCTGCCGCGCGGAGGGCAGCGGCTCCTCCTCGCGGAAGGTGCCGTGCGCCGCCCCTAGATTTAAAACCGTCCACACTAGGCGTTGGAAGGCTGACGAGTCGAGGACGGAGGACGACACCAGGTCCTGACACATGTAGCGAAGGAGCGCCCGCGCCACGCCCGCCATGGCAGCCGTGGGCGCCATCGCCAGCTCGTCCGCCAAGGGGCGAGAGTCATCGATATCGTTTCGGAGGGATAAGCTGAGAGGAGACCCTTGAGGGGACCCTGgctgggcggcgtgggcgggggcgggagaaTGGGCGCGAACGGTAGGTGGAGGCGAGTCGCCGAGGCGTGGATCAGCTCCTGACGGAGGAAGAGCATCGTCATGAGGTCGCGAGTTGATGTCTGTGGCTGAGCAGCGGTGTCGCAGCAGCCCTCCCGTGCCGCTGTACTTCGTGTACGTCACCACCTTGTGGCAGGTCTTGCAGGCGGCGAAGGGCCTGATGACGCCGTCCACGAACACCACGGAGAACCTGGACCACACGTCCGAGATGTAGTGCGACCCCGCCGCGTCCTTCTCGCCGAGGGTCACGCGCGAGGAACAACTGCTGACGAGCTGCTGCACGGCCTCCTTGGTTAGGCCTCCGCCATCCTCGTCGTCGCCTCCACGCACGCGCCCTCCGCCATACCTGCTGGGGGATGCCGAGCCCCGGAGGTCCTCGGGCACCGCGCCATCGCTGGTGTCGGCGCACTCCTTCTTCACCCGAGCACGACCCCACGAGGAGCTGCTGGCTTCACTTGGACTACCAGGGCTACGCGACCTTACCTCCTGCGCCGACGCCTCCTGCACCGCCACCTCCAGGCGCGCTCTCTTGGCCTCCTGCTCCTCGCGCTCTTTTTctcgctgttgctgctgctgttgttgttgctgttgatgttgatgctgtcTGTGTAGCTGCTCGAGGTGCGAATGGTGCAGCTGCTGCTGTAGGTGCTGGATTCTTTGAGGATCAGCTAGGAAAGCCGTGGCATTGGCCAGGTTCAAAGCAGTCAGGGGGTGAGCGGCAGCAGCGGCTACCAGGGGCAGCTGCAGGAACCTTAAATCTATAGGAAATGAAGGTGGAGGCGTGCCAGCTTTCCGTTTCCGACACCCGGCGGAGGCGCTgccggaggaggtggtggtgggctGCGCCGCGGTGGGAGGCGAGCCCGTGCTGGTGGGGGAAGACCTCGACGCTGTGGTGGTGAGCGACACTGGAGAGGACCTGGCACTGCCGCCGTCACTGTGGAGGGGATGCTCGTTCTTGAGGGAGATGACATCCTCCTTAACGTTTGTTTCACTTATAAAATTCTCACTTTTGATCTCCCCCTTGAGAGCGGCGGCGGCAGTGTCCGCAGGTAGGTTAAGCTTGGCCGAGAGCTTGACGGCGCGGTTGACAGGGGATCTCTCCGACAGGGGATTGCACGGGTGGCGCAGGAGGGAAGCTGTCCCACTCCGCGAGTCGCAGTGTAACACTCGAAAACATACCTTGCACACGGCGAACGGCCGAATCACATGGTCCACTCGCACACGATAATAGAATTTCCAAGCATCGGCGCGCGCTTTTTGGTTTATCTCCAACTCCAAACGATCAGAATGCTCTAATATCAACCTTTCAATAAGCGTCTTGTCCACGACCTCTGTCATATTCGCACTGGCCCACGCCAAGCACACAACTGGCTCGGGTaggtgcgcgtgcgtgagtgtacTGTAGAATGTGTCACGGTCACACGCACGACTAGGAACGTGACGGGAAATTTATAACAGATCGTTCTAGCGGGCTACACACACCTTGCAAAACAATTCCTATTTTGACTTTTTAGGATGTTTGTTTCACCAAAttacatttagaaatatataaatcgTTGCACTTCATAACGAAAAAATGGGAAACACACACTGGTACATCTTGAAAACTCACAAAAACAAGTCCGTCTGAGGGTAGCGTGCGCGCTGGCTAGAACGCACTTTGGCCCGGGAGCCGCTGGATGTTGATTCGTCACGGAGGAGGGTGAGTCAATACGCGGCCCCACGTGACGGGATCAGCTCTCCTCGCTCCTCACGGCTCCTCACGGCCTTCCCCtgcgccctccccttccccgtcccctcgtTCTAGCCCCTCACTCACGACATAGTGCGTTAGGGAACGAGGCGACGCTAGGCGAACTGCCACTGTCGCCAACAATCAGCGCGTTCGTAGCGCCAGCTGATGAGTGCGTGCAAACGTAGAAGGGTGAGACTCGCCAACACCTGATCTTcagatatttataaatacgtCTTAGATCACTCGTAATTGTTTGAATTTTCTGAAGCAATGAATCAAATGCCAGGTAAATACAAGTGATTCAGCGCTGAATATCCATCACAGTCAGTTATATGGGATGCTGTATGCGGGCGTACGTGAACCCCGCTAAGGTGAGTTACATAAATGGCGGAGCTATGCAGGCCCATAAACAGCGGTGGCCGGTGGTGGTGGTCAGGCCAGCCCGGGGCCAGCAGACCCACCACTGATGTTCGTCATGTTTTATTCTTTTCCGTTCTTCACTTTACACAACGTTCACCACACACAAGTCGCAGTTTAAGCCACACACAGCCGGAAGTTGTGAAAATCGAAGAACGAACCGGCGCGAAAACCCTGGTGTTCACAGACCACGGCAGACCGAGTTAACCGTACCCACGAGTGAGCGAAAATGTGTGCGTGGTGCCAGgacggatggtggtggtggtggactcCTCCCTCTGATGGGGCGACGCTGGGTCGGCTGGGCGGCGGCAGGCAGTGGTCATGCCTCCAATACTAATTAGGACCGGACCAGCCAGCCAACCAGCCAGTCAGGGAGAGCCCAGGCCACAACTACCCACCATCTTCCTCATCGgcatccacctccttcttctcctccccttcctcatctttacCTTTATCGCCACCGTCTTAATACAGGAGAGAATGCTTTCTTAAACTGCATTTCTTACATTCACGaaagttcttttttttaaatcccgAAGTAATCAGATGCTTGCTTGTAGGGACCTtagctgtctcttctctcttaaaGCATACCTGTCGAAGATTGATTTAGCGTATAATATAAAATTCGCCAAAGGAAGCAATGTTCGGATATAGT from the Penaeus vannamei isolate JL-2024 chromosome 33, ASM4276789v1, whole genome shotgun sequence genome contains:
- the LOC113817378 gene encoding uncharacterized protein, giving the protein MTEVVDKTLIERLILEHSDRLELEINQKARADAWKFYYRVRVDHVIRPFAVCKVCFRVLHCDSRSGTASLLRHPCNPLSERSPVNRAVKLSAKLNLPADTAAAALKGEIKSENFISETNVKEDVISLKNEHPLHSDGGSARSSPVSLTTTASRSSPTSTGSPPTAAQPTTTSSGSASAGCRKRKAGTPPPSFPIDLRFLQLPLVAAAAAHPLTALNLANATAFLADPQRIQHLQQQLHHSHLEQLHRQHQHQQQQQQQQQQREKEREEQEAKRARLEVAVQEASAQEVRSRSPGSPSEASSSSWGRARVKKECADTSDGAVPEDLRGSASPSRYGGGRVRGGDDEDGGGLTKEAVQQLVSSCSSRVTLGEKDAAGSHYISDVWSRFSVVFVDGVIRPFAACKTCHKVVTYTKYSGTGGLLRHRCSATDINSRPHDDALPPSGADPRLGDSPPPTVRAHSPAPAHAAQPGSPQGSPLSLSLRNDIDDSRPLADELAMAPTAAMAGVARALLRYMCQDLVSSSVLDSSAFQRLVWTVLNLGAAHGTFREEEPLPSARQLLNTFLSPMAGNSRSLIARAVLDQTNLCLSLHHERDLNLLTGAIHFITPKFELRSYGLGAHRLSENETEEEALMALMEDFFSDALVPSAMRDKHVTVVSDRGTPSEPGVVGVRCLWHATEAALEALIDESSYRQICDDVASILSFLADSGVASVTGCGLKPHEVRRWDALLHALNFITAHHDELCVVLAGSEGGGALLGERRTYQEVAELLSGVRRCLLTVRDPLRPTLNQAVLCRAKLLQLCAASSSSLPLQQLKQHLGKSLADALKLTPLHHVASFLDPRCKSLKVLSETEKTEVHRHVLEMMKSVAVTEANSGVLNLKTTRRQYNNSHNAGNDTNNAHEAHPFREYMDNPAPDTSVSDSEEIMAYVNMKVHLDDDDILGWWSGTSASGLSTLRLLARKILAVPATCAYAHDLCVDARQARQKMGLADDTHLNDVLHMKYNMS